From the genome of Vigna angularis cultivar LongXiaoDou No.4 chromosome 11, ASM1680809v1, whole genome shotgun sequence, one region includes:
- the LOC108334012 gene encoding LOW QUALITY PROTEIN: shikimate O-hydroxycinnamoyltransferase (The sequence of the model RefSeq protein was modified relative to this genomic sequence to represent the inferred CDS: inserted 3 bases in 3 codons; substituted 2 bases at 2 genomic stop codons) gives MREEDYRGREGHFCQQRLMTIGVKESIMAQPAEATLRKVLWNXIDLLVKNYLNPSVYLYRSNGASSFFNANILKEVLSKTLVLFYPMVARHSEDHCVEIYCDGQGVLFVEAHATVAMDNFTHTFHHRNLIPAVDYSAGIETYPIVVLQVTYFKCGGVSLGVDTQHXVADGASGLLFINAWSNAARGIDISVPPFIDRILLRARDLPQPAFPHHEYQLSXPVISTTTATTTTNTNVVASILKVCGDQLNILKAKSKEDGNTINYTTYEMLAAHIWRSVCKARGFLDEQESRLYIPIDGRSRLQPPLPPGYLGNVISTIPTAVVGDLVSKLTWYAANKIHNAIMSMDNEYLRXALNYLQLQLDPSALVRGPHTFGSPNVGINGWVKFPIYDAADFGWGXPIFMRPGWIPHEGLTLITPSSGNDGSLYLAIPLPPEHMKLFQEFFYDF, from the exons ATGAGAGAAGAAGACTATAGAGGACGTGAAGGGCATTT TTGTCAGCAGAGATTGATGACTATTGGTGTGAAGGAGTCGATAATGGCGCAACCTGCGGAGGCGACACTGCGGAAGGTGTTGTGGA CCATAGATTTGTTGGTGAAGAATTACCTCAATCCCAGCGTCTATTTATACAGATCAAACGGGGCTTCCAGTTTCTTCAATGCCAACATTCTGAAAGAAGTTCTCAGTAAAACCCTCGTCCTTTTCTACCCAATGGTCGCCCGTCACAGTGAAGACCACTGCGTGGAGATTTATTGTGACGGTCAGGGTGTACTTTTCGTTGAGGCTCATGCAACCGTTGCCATGGACAACTTCACTCACACCTTTCACCATCGTAACCTTATTCCCGCGGTGGATTATTCTGCTGGCATTGAAACATATCCGATAGTGGTATTACAG GTAACATATTTCAAATGTGGAGGGGTCTCGTTAGGTGTTGATACGCAAC CTGTAGCAGATGGAGCATCGGGTCTTCTCTTCATCAATGCATGGTCCAATGCGGCTCGTGGCATCGACATTTCTGTTCCTCCATTTATTGACAGGATCCTACTTCGTGCCAGGGACCTACCTCAACCTGCTTTTCCTCACCATGAATACCAGCTCTCATGACCCGTCATTAGCACCACCACTGCTACTACCACCACCAACACTAATGTGGTTGCTTCTATTTTAAAAGTGTGTGGTGACCAACTCAACATCCTCAAGGCCAAGTCCAAAGAAGATGGCAACACAATCAACTATACCACTTATGAGATGTTGGCAGCACATATATGGAGAAGTGTGTGCAAAGCAAGAGGCTTTCTCGATGAGCAAGAAAGCAGACTCTATATTCCAATTGATGGAAGGTCAAGGCTGCAACCTCCTCTTCCTCCTGGTTACCTTGGCAATGTCATCTCCACTATTCCCACAGCAGTGGTAGGGGATCTGGTATCAAAACTTACATGGTATGCTGCAAACAAAATCCACAATGCAATAATGAGTATGGACAACGAATATTTGAGGTGAGCTCTTAACTATCTACAGCTACAGCTTGATCCAAGTGCTCTGGTTCGTGGACCACATACTTTTGGGAGTCCAAATGTTGGTATCAATGGCTGGGTTAAGTTTCCAATCTATGACGCTGCTGACTTTGGTTGGG GACCAATCTTCATGAGACCTGGGTGGATTCCGCACGAGGGGCTAACACTCATAACTCCAAGCTCAGGAAATGATGGCAGTTTGTATTTGGCAATCCCCCTACCACCAGAGCATATGAAGTTGTTTCAAGAATTCTTTTATGACTTTTGA
- the LOC128193317 gene encoding pentatricopeptide repeat-containing protein At1g06270, which yields MVIRATVQHRFLLHFRPFLSQCPSAHSVSSLQNLGQVVREEVEAKNYVKIPDLFISLESCQNSNPFSFFSSFPQNVQVQIVDEILQSFIPIRPRSKPQLAYSYLLSYTLQSSHPFPLALAILQRTLRSGCLPVLQTRVLLSSAWLERRCLSQSVDDILLQMQTIGYTPDCGTCNYLLSSLCAVDQLPEAVKVLNGMGGAGCIPDSNSYGTVIGAMSRVRKTAEAQDLLKQMVVQYGLTPGQGILVKLLAALRANREIWNAVEIIEFLEKEGNSVGFESYELVIEGCLEKCEYVLAAKVATGMTERGFIPYIAVRQKIIEGLVSINEWKIACALRHRFAALKS from the coding sequence ATGGTAATAAGAGCAACAGTGCAGCATAGGTTTCTTCTTCACTTCCGGCCTTTTCTGAGCCAATGTCCTTCAGCTCATTCAGTGTCTTCATTGCAAAATCTTGGGCAGGTTGTGAGAGAGGAAGTAGAAGCGAAAAACTACGTTAAAATTCCTGACCTTTTCATTTCCTTGGAGTCGTGCCAAAATTCaaatcctttttctttcttttcttcatttccTCAGAACGTACAAGTACAAATTGTTGATGAAATTTTGCAATCTTTTATACCTATCAGACCACGTTCCAAGCCTCAGCTAGCTTATTCCTATCTTCTTTCTTACACTCTTCAAAGCTCCCATCCTTTCCCCCTTGCACTTGCTATCCTACAACGGACTCTACGATCTGGTTGCCTTCCTGTTCTTCAAACTCGTGTTCTCCTCTCATCAGCTTGGTTGGAGCGGCGATGTCTGTCCCAATCTGTTGATGATATCTTACTTCAGATGCAAACAATTGGGTATACTCCTGACTGTGGAACTTGTAATTATCTACTATCATCTCTCTGTGCTGTTGACCAACTACCGGAAGCTGTTAAAGTCCTTAATGGCATGGGTGGGGCTGGATGCATTCCAGATTCAAATAGTTATGGCACGGTAATTGGTGCAATGAGCAGAGTGAGAAAGACTGCAGAGGCACAGGATTTGTTGAAACAAATGGTGGTGCAATATGGTTTAACCCCAGGACAGGGAATACTTGTGAAATTATTGGCAGCATTACGTGCAAACAGGGAGATATGGAATGCTGTTGAGATTATTGAGTTCCTGGAGAAAGAGGGTAACTCCGTTGGATTTGAGAGTTATGAGTTAGTGATTGAAGGGTGCTTGGAGAAATGTGAGTATGTTTTGGCTGCAAAGGTTGCAACAGGGATGACAGAAAGAGGTTTCATACCATATATAGCGGTCAGACAGAAGATTATTGAAGGTTTGGTCAGTATCAATGAGTGGAAGATAGCTTGTGCTTTGAGACATAGATTTGCAGCACTTAAATCTTAG